The genomic DNA TGGTTTCTGAAATAAAAAGGAAAAAAGCCTTTACGATAGTTAAACGTAAAGGCTTCCCGAAATCACATGATCAACCCGTTTGGCCGTACTCTTCTTGTTGTCCACTAGAAAAAAGTAGCTCATGAATAGAAACCAATCGGATATCAAACTTATAATTTCTATTGCGTATCTCTACCATTCCGTTCTTGTAATCGTGCATAACTATGTACTCTTGATTTCTATGTACGACCCTCGTTCCTTCCAAAGAACTTCCCCTCCTAGTTGATAAAATGAGATTTCTTGTATCTATACCCTTTATACTAATTGTTAAACATTTTATAACATAAAATCTACTAAATAATTGATTTAATCCCAGATGACTGCAAAACTGTCGTGTTCACATTTTATTCATTAAGCTTTTAACACTTTGTGAACAACATCACAAACCTATGTTTTTCTATATATCAACGGTGTATATTATGAATATAGAAACACAAAAACATTTTTTCGAAAGAAGGAATCATTTATGTTTAATCAATTGAATGAATTTCATAATTATGAGCCCTACGGGCTCAAGGTTTTTTAGATACTAAAAAAGGAGTACCTCCCCAAATGTCGAAATGAGTAAGTGACCAAACCAACTCTAACGACTGGAGGAAGACTCCCTATGCCTATTATAAGACAAGGAAGCCTATTTAGCATTCAAGATTTATTCGATCTAGAACCTACCCAACGATATAATGCCATTTTCTCAACTATTGACATGGACACTGCTGTTTTTGCCGTCTCAAAAAAATCCTGGTTAGGTGCTCCAACAGAGTTGAATTACTCTGCGATGATCTATTCTTTGGTGGCTAGATTTATCGAGCGTATTCCTACAATCAAGGATCTTATTAAAAGACTTAAACATGATTTTATCTTTCGTCTTGAATGCGGATTTTTAGTTTCGGATCAGATTCCTTCTGAAGCTTCATATTCCCGTTTAATTGAGAAGCTATCAGAAACAAACGCCATTGAGAAAACTAAGGAATCCATTCTTCTTCATGCCATTGAAGAAGGTTTTGTTAATGATGAAAACATAGCGATTGATGCCACACATTTTGAAGCAAGGGATCATGCACCTGCCCAAGAAAAAAAACCAAAACCAGAACCGAAAAAGCGTGGCCGTAAAAAGAAAGAAGAAAAAGAACAATTTGATCAACAAAAACTCGAAGAACAGCTGAATATGACTCTTTACGAAAAGCCTATTTCCGCCCAACTTGATGTTTCCCTAGAAGAGCTCCGCTCAGAAATGCCTGTAGAACCCGCATGGGGGATTAAGAAAAACAGCGAAGGAAAAAACGAGTTCTGGTATGGATACAAAGCCCACCTTGCGGTTGGCTCGAAGAGTCAATATATTCTTCAATCCATTATGAGTTCTGGTAACTTGAATGATGGCAAGGCTGCGATACCTCTTTTAAAGGGTATTCAACAACTTCCGCTTTCTATTCAGTATGGCTCCATGGATGCAGGCTATGATTTTGTTCCAATCTATCAACAACTTTTTCGGATGGATGCTCACTCCATTATCGCTTATAACAAACGTGGTGAAGGTGAAATAGTTGGTTATGATCAACATTTCGCTCCTACTTGCGTCAGAGAGCACTCGTACCGCTATGATAGCTATGACAAGACATATAAATCTTTAAAATTTGTTCGGCCAAAAGAGTGTAAAGATTGTCCTTTAGCAAAAGACTCGTTATGTCAAAAAGTCTATAAAGTCAGAATCGAAACAGACCTCAGAAAATACACAGCACCAGCACGAGGTTCAGAAAAATGGAAAACCCTTTTCGCAGAAAGAACAGCTGTTGAACGGGTAAATGCGTATTTGAAAGAATTTTTCCAATTAGGTAATGTCCGTCATCGAAAGGGAAAAAAAGCAAAACTTCATTTTGATTTTGTCACACTTGTTTACAATGCTTCAAAATTAGCTGTAGACCGTATTAGAAAACAAATGGAAATCCAACAAAAACAAGTAGCTTAATTTTAAAAAAGTACAATTTCTCATTAGGGATTTTCTCGACTTTTTTAAAAGAAGGCAATTATGAAATTGATTCAATTATTAAGAGAAAACAAGATTGTAGCTAGTCTATTGACAGTTTTACGTGTATATCTCGGGTTTGCTTGGATGACAGCTGGCTGGGGGAAAATAACTGGTGGTGGCTTTGATGCTGCAGGATTTTTAAAAGGCGCTATCGCTAATCCGGTAGCAGGTCCAGATGGTGTTGTATACGGTTGGTATGTATCTTTCCTTGAAGGCGTCGCATTACCAAATATTGAATTATTCAACTTCTTAGTACCTTGGGGAGAATTCTTAGTTGGTTTAGGTTTAATCCTTGGATGCTTCACTACGGCAGCTGCCTTTTTCGGAGTCCTAATGAACTTCGCATTCGTACTTGCTGGAACTGTATCTCATAACCCAACAGATATTTTAATGGGCGTCATTTTGATTGTAGCTGGTTACAACGCAGGAAGATTTGGTTTAGATTATTATGTACTACCAATCATTCGCAAAGCATTCAACAAAAAGACGAATCCACTTCATCAAGAAGCATAATAAGAAAATCCCTTACACATTCGTAAGGGATTTTCTTATTTCCTCAATGAGCTGAAAACATTCGTTTTAAATTCATAAAACCACTCATGATAGCGGCATCTCTTCCCATTTTGTTCCGTTGATTCCTAATAGGTATCATTCGCTGCATAAATATTTCGTCACACATTCTATGTGACCCATAGCGACGAAGACAGGCGTCATGCTTCATACAAAGTGCGTCTAATTGATTGACGGGACGTCCTGGTCCACTACAACCAGGACCACAATAACGATAACCCGGGTAACAAGGCACCTCATCCCCTCCTTCATTTCATATTACTCACAGTTTATGTATCACCCCCTTCTTTTGTATGGAGAGTTGTCCAACAGAAAAAGGAGCCCTAAAATTTTTTTAGGACTCCTGCTAATTATTAGATCTTAAACTTTCTAACGAGCTCCTGAAGGTTTTCGGCCATTTCTGATAAGGATTTGGCTGACAAAGCGACTTCTTCAAGAGATGCTAGTTGTTCCTCCGTTGACGCGGCCACATTTTCTGAAGAGGATGCGTTTTCCTTAGCAATTTCAGATAGCTCATAAGATGTGTCAGTTACATTTTTAATTTCTGCTGTAATTTGTTCTGCTATTTGTGATACTTCCTCTATTCGAGGTGCCATGACTCTTACTCCATTTAAAATCTCGTCAAACTTCTCAATCGTTTTATTGGATACAAGTATTCCGTCTTGCACACTTTTTGTTGCAAGCTGCATGGCTTCTACGGATCTCTCTGTATCCTCTTGGATCGCTTGAATGAGTTTAGCTATTTGGCTAGCTGAGCTTTGAGATTGGTCAGCAAGTTTACGAACTTCATCAGCCACTACGGCAAACCCTTTTCCTTGCTCCCCAGCTCTTGCCGCTTCGATCGCAGCATTTAAAGCCAAAAGGTTCGTTTGATTAGAAATGTCACTAATCACACCGATAATCTCATTTACTTGCTTTGAACGGTCGTAAAGTGATTTAATAATCACATCTGAACTTTCTACTTGCCTATGAATCTCGTTCATTTGTGCTACCGTATGTTGAACCGACTCTCCGCCTTCTTCAGCGTGTTTTACTGCTTGTTGTGTAAGGGAATTTACTTGAACGAAATTGTTCGTCATGGTTTCCATGCCATGAGTAATTTCATTCATCGTACTTACTGTTTTATCAATTCCAATGGTTTGACTTTCAGCACCACTTGCAACCTGTTGGATCGAGTTTGCCACCTGTTTGGTAGCGATCGTTGTTTCATCAGATGATGCTGTTAATTCTTCAGCGGCAGCCGCTACTTGCTCTGTATTCATATCCACCTGTGTAATGATTTCTTTTAGATTGTCAGTCATATTTTTAAACGATGCAGCCAACTCTGCAATCTCATCCTTGCCTTTAACTTCAATCTCGTGTGTTAGGTCCCCTTCGCTAATGGCTAATGTGCTTCCAACTAGACGACGAATAGGTTGTACAATGGAACGGATGATGAAAAAGGTTACGACCGCACCGATTATTAGCGAGATCATTACGGTGATTAATGTCTTGTTAAAAATTGGAGAGGCACTATCACTAATTTCACTGGTATACATCGTGCCACCGATTTTCCAACCTGTAAGTTCATTTGTTGTAAAACTCATTTTTTTATCTTGAGAATCTAATTGATAGTCAAATTCTCCCTTGTTATCCTTGTACATAAGCTGATAATGATCTTCTTCTGCTAAGGTTCCAGCTTCTACCGTTGGGTGGTAAATCATATTCTTTTCTCTACCTAAAAGAATCACATAGCCTTCATTTCCAATTTTGATTTTACTGGCCGACTGTGTAATATTGCCTATCATTAAGTTAATTCCGATCACGCCACTGCCGTCATCCGTTGTTCTTGCTACAGTAATGACGATTCCACCTGAAGAAGCTTCATACGGATCTGTGATGATGACTTGTCCTTTATTCGCCATCGCTTCTTGATACCACGGACGTTGTCTAGGGTCATAATCTGCCGCAAGTTCTTTTCTTGGATTTTGAATCATCAATCCGTCTGTTGTTCCTAAATAGATACTAACGGTTTCAGGATGAAGATTCGTATATTGTTCTAATTTAACACGTAATTCTGGGCTATCCTCACCCTTAACTAAGTCAGATGTGACCGTTTTGGCAAACGTTTCTGCATCATGTACTTTAAGGCTGACCGTACTTGTAATAAATGAGTCTAGTAACATAATACTCTCTAAGGAAGTAGACATCATTTGTTTTTCAATTTCCTGCTTGGCACTAGAATATGCAAGCGTACCAATAATGATTGATGGTAATAAAAGAATACCTAACGAAAACAATATTAGTTTCGTTCTAATTTTGAGTGAGACAAATTTTTTCAACAAGTTAAACCCTCCAAGATGATCAATTTTAATAATGTCACTATGTATATCGGTTTAACTTCTACAATGATTAGTTTAATTTTTATCAAAATTGTGAACGGGAGGTTATGAAATGACACAACCAAATAAACCACTATATAACTATCCTTTAATGACCAGCATCTTATTCTGGTGTGGGTTAGTCGTATTATCTTGCATGTACGTGACCATCCCTTTAGCCACGGTATTGTCTGATATTTTTCACAAAAACATAACCCAGGTGGCTTGGCTCGCTAGTTCTTATTCGATTTGTTATGCCGTAGGATGTTTACTTTATGGTCCATTTTCTGATCGTTATGGTCGAAAAGTGTTTTTAGTGACCAGTATTAGTCTTTTAACCTTCATCACCTTTGCCATAGGTTTTATAGACAATTTTTACATACTACTCATATTAAGAGGGTTACAAGGACTGATTTCTGCTGCTTTTGCTCCTATCTCTTTGGTGTATGCAGGTGAAATGTTTCCACCCGAAAAAAGGTTAACAGCTGTTGGATTTGTCAGTTCGGGTCTTTTAATGGCTGGAGTGGTGGGGCAAGTGTATAGTGGATTAGTGAATGAACTTTGGGGCTGGCAGGCTATATTTTTCTTGCTGGGAACTCTTTATTTCCTTACTCTTATTCTAATTATTTTCTTTTTGCCAAAGGATGAAATGACCAGACCTCATGTCCATATGCTTGAAGCTTTCAAAAAGATGACCTTATTAGGAAAACAAACACAGCTTCTACTGGCCTTTTGTATTACTTTCTCCCTATTGTTATCATTAGTAGGTATGTATACCATTCTGGGAAGCTATCTGTCCAATCAGTTCGGTTTAACGGAAAATGAAATCTTATTCGTTCGTTCTGCTGGAATCATAGGAATGCTATTATCACTATTTGCCGGGAGACTCGCACAAAAATTAGGAACCACTCTGACCCTAAAAACAGGATTAGCTCTTGCTGCTGCCGGATTATTTGGAATAGGTGTAAGCCCATCCCTCCCGTTCATTATTTTTGCAAGTATCATTTTTGTTTTAGGAATTGCCACAGCCAATCCAATTGTAATCAGCATTGTTAGCCAACTAGCCGGCCATGCTAGAGGCAGTGCGGTTTCATTCAATGCCTTTATATTATTTGTTGGCGCTAGTACTGGACCTCTATTGGCATTGAACTTAATTGAAATGGGAGTTTACGTGTTGTCCTTTAGCGTGTTAGGCTGTATTTTACTGGTTGGCTTTTTTCTTTCCTTCTTTATAAAAATGACCCATTCAGTGCAGGTTACTGCTACGACAAGTAATTAATTTTTGTTATATTAGAGTCAACAACCACTATTAGACAAAAGGAATGAGAACATGTTTTCAAAAAGAATTACCCATCAAGAAGACTTACAAAAAGCTTTTTCCATTAGAGAGAAGGTTTTTGTTGATGAACAAGATGTGCCACTTGAGGAAGAATTTGATCAGTTTGATACATTAGGTGCAGATTGCGAACATATTTTAGTATATTATCAGGAAGAAGCCGTAGGTACAGGACGCGTAAGATTTGTCTACCACTTTGGCAAACTAGAAAGAATATGTATATTAGAAGAGTACCGAAAATATGGACTTGGAAAAATGATCATTTCAACACTGGAAGAAATTGCTCTTGAAAAAGGCATGACACATGCAAAATTGCACGGTCAAACCCAAGCAGAAGGCTTTTATAAAAAGCTGGGCTATCACACCGCCTCAGATGTTTTTATGGACGCAAACATTCCTCATGTTTTAATGAAAAAAGATTTAACGAAATAATTACTTTCAATAAGAAAAAAAGCGTATTGCTACGTTCTAAAGCAATACGCCTTTTTATTGACGTGGGGCAAAAAGGATAATGGCAGCCCCTAATACACAGATTGCAGCTCCTACCCAATCATAGAAATCAGGTGTTTTCTTATCCACTCCCCATCCCCATAGGACAGAAAGCACAACGAACACTCCACCATAGGCAGCGTATACTCTACCAAAGGAAGGAAAAGATTGAAATGCTGCAATCACACCATATAGAGCTAATGCGATTCCACCAGCTATTCCCCAATACACCGGTTTGCCCTCTCGTAGCCAAAGCCAGATTAAGTAGCCACCACCTATTTCAGCTATTCCTGCACATAAAAACAATATGAATGCACTGATAATTGAAACCACTTCCTGTTTTTTCTAATGAATTTTCATTACATAATATTACCACAGTCAGAAATCACTTCAACGGAACATAACCTGTTCGCTCAACAATTTCCTGCCCCTGCTCTGATTGTATCCATTGGAGAAATTCATCAAGATGAGGGTTTTGACTGTTCCCTGTAATAGCGAAGAAATTGGCGACAATTGGATACGTCTCGCTCTGGATATTTTCTTTTGTAGGAAGTACCCCATTTACGGAAATATTCTTTATTTTTCCATTCTGCACCATCTCCTCTGAAAAATGTCTGAACGAGTAACCGATAGCATTTCGACGGTTTTGATAATTACTCGTTTCCCGAATGATGCCTCCCATTCCGGAAACGATATCCTTTGATGGCGGATCCATAATGGGGATATCTCCCATAAAATTGATTAGTGCTGATTGACTGCCACTTCCTTCTGGTCGTTGGAAGGCACGGATTTCTTCGTCCTTTCCTCCTACTTCCTTCCAGTTGGTAATTTCTCCTGAATAGATCCCTTGAATTTGCTCAACCGTTAGCTCCTCCACTGGATTGTTTTTGTGAACAAAAAACACAAAGGCTTCTCTTCCAATCGGGGTTAAAGTTAGTTCCACTCCTTGGAGTCTAGCATTCTTCATTTGTTCCTCAGACGGGTGTGCCATAAAAACCATATCAACCTCACCTTTTACTAAACGCTTAAACGCAAAACTCGTTTGAGTCGAAACCACTTCACTTTCATCTAATGAATATTCTTTTTCCGGGTAAACAGCTTGAACAAATCCTGCATATACCGGATAAAGAGCCGTGGCTCCATCTAGAGTTGGAGGATTTTCTTCAATGTTAAACGTAGAAGCCTCATCTAACGTTACCACCTTTGAGTTTTCAACAAACGGGAGATATTGAGATAAATCCACATCTTGCGTACTTACCACTTCCAGACTTTTTAAATAAGATTGATAAGCTTCAAAGCCACCCACCACACATACAGCCAGAGCCAGAAATCCGATTGAGAGTCGTTTTACTACCTTTTTCTTCAATTGGTCATAAATACCTAAGATTGAAATAATCATTAAACCAAGTGCCACAATAGGGGTAAAAATAGGATAAAACTCGGACGATCTTGAGATTGTTAGAATGATAGTTCCATAGAATCCAATAAACCCAAAAACGAAAACAACTACAATCGCTCCAAATAACCTCATAATTCCCTCCTGTTAAACAAATAGTGTATTTTTACACTAATTATAACTATATTTCCAATTGAAGGAAAGAGAATTTGGAAAATTTTATAAACAAATTAAATACCTTCCATCTAAAAGCTTTTGAAAGGTATTTTACTCCACTATTTTCTTTCTTAAAAGAACTTCAATCTCCTCTGCCGGAAGTGGCTTACTAAAGAAATACCCTTGCGCTAAATAGCAGTTATTTTCTTTTAAGAAGGAAAGTTGCTGTTCGTCTTCTACTCCTTCAGCAATGACCTGAAAACGTAACCGATTACCCAATTCAATGATTGTTTTTACAATCTCTTCTCCATCCTTATGCTGATTGATTTCATCAATGAAAGATTTATCAATTTTTAACTTATGAATGGGAAAATGTCTTAAGTAGTTAAGAGAAGAATACCCCGTACCAAAGTCATCAATAGCAAATCTTACCCCGAGTTCTTTAATTTCTTTCATAATGCTCAGTGCTTGATTCACATTGCTAGTTACACTTTCGGTAATTTCTAGTTCAAGATATCTCGGAGGTAGGTCCGACTCCTCTAGTATCTGATTGACGGATGAAACAAAGTTTTTCTCTCGAAATTGTAAGGGAGACACATTAACTGATACACTCTCAATCGGTAAACCGAAATCAATCCATTGCTTACACTGAGTACAAGCCGTTTTTAATACCCACTTTCCAATCGAGAAAATGAGGCCTGTCTCTTCGGCAAGTGGGATAAATTCTGCTGGAGAGATAAAACCATATTTAGGGTGTTGCCAACGGACCAATGCTTCTAATCCAATGATTTGATTGGATACAAGGTTTACCTGAGGTTGATAATGAAGGCTCAACTCGTTATTGTTAATAGCATTCCGTAGCCCAGTTTCTAATTCCATTCGCCTTTGATTACTAAGATTTAGAGAAGAAGTGTAATATTGGTAATTATTCTTTCCATTTTCCTTTGCATTGTACATGGCAATATCTGAATTTTGGATAATCGCTTCTACATTATCTCCATCTTTTGGGTAGACACTTATTCCTATACTTGTTGAAATGAACATTTGTCGGTCATTGATTACAAATGGGGAAGCTAACGTAAAAATGATTTTTTCCGCTATCTCAGACACTCTAGACCGTTTACCAGTTTTTAGGACAATAATAAACTCGTCCCCTCCATAACGAAAGATACTTCCTTCCTCACCTATAGAGTTCTTTAGTCTCGTAGCTACCTTCTGTAATAATAAATCCCCAAAACTATGTCCATACGTATCATTGATCATCTTAAACCGATCTAAATCCAAAAACATGACAGCAAAGGATTGTCCTATCTTTTCGCTTCTTGTTACTGTTTCGTTTAAATGCTCATACAAAAGATTGCGATTTGCCATGCCGGTTAATGAATCGTAATATGCTAATAACTGAACTTGTTCTTCTGCTTTTTTCCGTTTTGAAATATCTCTGACTATGACTTGAGTAGCTTCTTCTCCCTCATAGGTCGTTAAAAACGCCATCATATCCGTATAAATGACTGTACCATCTAACCTTAGGATACGATATTCACTAATTTCAGATATCCCCTTTTTGACTTGCTTCATCTTTTCAATAGCCTGGTTTAGGTCCTCTGGATAGATAAAATCTAGCACATCTCTTCCCATGACTTCCTTAGAATGATGAGCCCCTATTAACCTTACGCCAGCTTGGTTCACGTAAATGATTTTTCTATTTTTATGTATCAAAGTTGTTTCAGGTGAATATTCGACTAGCTTCCGATATCTCTCTTCACTTTCTAATAGATCTCTTTCGGCTCTGTCACGTTCCGTAATATCTTGAACAATAACGACATACCGGCCTGAATCCTTTTCGTCAGCGATGGACACCCCTTTACCTTCGAGAAGAATGGTTCTCCCACTTTTATTCTTTATTCTAAATTTTATTGGTACATTTTGATCTTTTAGTATATAGCTGTACCTTAATTTTGTTATCTCTTCTTGGCTGAATATTTCTTTTACCGTTTTTCCAATGTAATCCTGTGGGTGATAGCCAACAATCGATAGAAGCGATGGAGAAATGTACTCCATTTTTCCATGCTGATCAATCACCAAAATTAAATCAGAAGCATTTTCTACAATTAGTCTGTAATAACGCTCATCTTTAATAATATCTTTGATCATTTTTTTTAATAAATTATAGAAGACAAACCCACTTAATATGATAAAAAACATGCCTTTTGACGTATTCATCCATTCAGGAAAATTATTTAGGTTTCTTGTGAAAATATAATCGGATAATAAAACCCACAAGCAGCTAATGGTGATATAAAAAATGACAAAGTGTAATGCTGCTTTCTTTGCTACGCCCCAATCCTTCCACATGCGAACACCATTTCCCTTCACAAATCCGAAACGTATTTTTCCTATTATTTGTATTAACTCATTAATAATGCAAAAAACTGGATAAACCTTATACAGGTCCATCCAGCTTCCATCTACTTCATTAAAGATTTGGCAAGGTCAGTCAAGAGCTTAGCAGCTCTTCTGTAAATGCTTTGCCACTTTTTAATAACAACCATTTTGATATTCCATTAAAGAAACCTGCAGATGGAGTGTATCCTTCGAACGAACTACTTGACTGCATTTACCTACTATCGATTGTCAATACTATAAGTGGAGGTGAAAATATTGAGTAAAAAGGCTGGCATAAAAATTCATTTGCTCCTGCTACTAATTGTAGTTGCTGTTTTTATTTGGTCGGCTATTAAACCTGTTGGTTATCGAATATGGACATTGGAGGTACTCCCTGCGGTTATTGGACTGCTTGTTGTGATTGCTATTTATAAAAAATTTCAACTCACAACCCTTTCCTACTTCATCATTGCTATTCTGTCCATTTTCACTTTTATCGGAGGGCACTATACCTACTCTGAAGTCCCCCTTTTTAATTGGATTAAAGATGATTTTCATTTCGAAAGAAATCACTATGATCGGTTCGGTCATTTCTTAAAAGGACTTTTGATCATCGTTATAAGAGAAATCTTAATCCGAAAATCATCACTATCAAAAGGAAAATGGTTAGCTTCCCTTTCCTTAAGTGTAGCCCTTGCTATTTCGGCTTTATATGAGATCATTGAATGGCTTGTGTCGATCATTACACATGGCGGAAAAGCATCGAAGGATTTTTTAGGCACTCAAGGTGATATATGGGATTCACAGTGGGATATGTCGCTTACCCTTGCAGGCTCAATCATTGCTTTGATTCTTCTTACTAGCGTACATAATAAATACTTGAGGAAAAAGTCCGATGGATAAACTATTTCAAGTAAGGAGGATATTATGAGGAATAAATTAGAAATGAATATTTTGAAAGCTTTATTTATTATCAGTCTTGGGTTGTTCATTAACTTATTAAGGAAACCACCTATTAAAGATTGGTTGCTAGTATTTTTTCTGAAAAGTTACTTCGCTACCTTTATTGATAACTTACTTGTAAGAAAAGGGTTCTTAAAATATCCTGTGAATCTAATCAGCGGCTTTGATATCAGTGTATTATTTAGTTATTTACTGTTCCCGATCTCATGTGTGTATTTTAACCAAATCACTAAAACCTCTAGCGTATTTGACATAGTAAAAAAATGTCTTTATTTTAGTGTTCCCTCTGCCATAGCTGAACACTTTCTTGAAAGGAAGACAAAATTGATAAGCTATAAAAAATCGTGGAACTCCTATTATAGTTTTCTGTCGATCGCCTTTAGTTTTCTTATTGTACGAGCGCTTATGGGTATGATTAGAAGTTTATCTAAGACTCAATAAAGACTTTTATGAAATAAACTTCTTCAGTATAAAAGCCAATCTTCCCTTAAAGAAGATTGACTTTTATTTCATTTTATCAATGAACTATGAATAATCCCATCATCAGGTATCCAACATTTGTGATAGCTGAAAACAACCATTTCCATTTGAGATATTCGATTATTTTATACTGTAGTAAAAGTACTTCCATAGCATGTAAACAGATGAAGCATATAAAGAAATAAATTGCCCTAATTCGCAATCCTTTGGTTGTATAAAAACCATTCACGAAAATGAGTACGAGTAGAGGAATGATAGCATCTCGATAAAGTAAATACGCGGGAAATATATATGGATGGTTGAATGATTTTGTTTGTATGTTCCCTCCAATTCTTCCATCTATTCATAGATGAAGTATGCAGGCAAACAAAAAAGCATGGACCTCTATCCCAATGGTTTTAGACCTTTTTTTGAAACTCATAGGGTAACACCAATATAAATAGCTGTCCCCCACATGACAATTGCTGAGATTTTATTTAAGATCAATAAGAAGCGACCAGATTGATCAAGCCTACCCGACATTCTTCCGACAATTCCTAAGCCAAGGAACCACAGCCATGAGACCAGTATGCAAGTAATAGCAAATGCTAGTTTCTCAAAACCTAAATAGGCTAAGGAGCTAGTTCCAATCACTCCAATTGTATCTAAAATGGCATGAGGGTTGAGCAACGATACCGACATAGCAAAAATAACTTGTTTTTTCGGTGAAAAAGATATTCCACTCTCCCCTTCATTCATAGCTGGTTTACTATTCCAAGTAACAAATCCCATATAAATGAGAAAGAGGATGCCTGCAAAAAGCAAAAGCATTCTTAACCAATCATAGTCAAGAACCACCACCGAGACTCCTAAGACGGCTAGGGAAATAAGTAATGTGTCACAAATAGCCGCAGTAATAATCACCGGTAATGCCCCTAAAAATCGAGCTTGTGTCGCGCCTTGGTTAAATACAAAAACATTTTGAACTCCTAAAGGCAAGATTAATCCAAATGCTAAAATAAACCCATGAATAATTGCTTCAAACATGAAAACTCCTCCTGATGCTA from Robertmurraya sp. FSL R5-0851 includes the following:
- a CDS encoding MFS transporter codes for the protein MTQPNKPLYNYPLMTSILFWCGLVVLSCMYVTIPLATVLSDIFHKNITQVAWLASSYSICYAVGCLLYGPFSDRYGRKVFLVTSISLLTFITFAIGFIDNFYILLILRGLQGLISAAFAPISLVYAGEMFPPEKRLTAVGFVSSGLLMAGVVGQVYSGLVNELWGWQAIFFLLGTLYFLTLILIIFFLPKDEMTRPHVHMLEAFKKMTLLGKQTQLLLAFCITFSLLLSLVGMYTILGSYLSNQFGLTENEILFVRSAGIIGMLLSLFAGRLAQKLGTTLTLKTGLALAAAGLFGIGVSPSLPFIIFASIIFVLGIATANPIVISIVSQLAGHARGSAVSFNAFILFVGASTGPLLALNLIEMGVYVLSFSVLGCILLVGFFLSFFIKMTHSVQVTATTSN
- a CDS encoding GNAT family N-acetyltransferase, producing the protein MFSKRITHQEDLQKAFSIREKVFVDEQDVPLEEEFDQFDTLGADCEHILVYYQEEAVGTGRVRFVYHFGKLERICILEEYRKYGLGKMIISTLEEIALEKGMTHAKLHGQTQAEGFYKKLGYHTASDVFMDANIPHVLMKKDLTK
- a CDS encoding Parvovirus coat protein VP1-like protein, with protein sequence MPCYPGYRYCGPGCSGPGRPVNQLDALCMKHDACLRRYGSHRMCDEIFMQRMIPIRNQRNKMGRDAAIMSGFMNLKRMFSAH
- a CDS encoding methyl-accepting chemotaxis protein, producing MLKKFVSLKIRTKLILFSLGILLLPSIIIGTLAYSSAKQEIEKQMMSTSLESIMLLDSFITSTVSLKVHDAETFAKTVTSDLVKGEDSPELRVKLEQYTNLHPETVSIYLGTTDGLMIQNPRKELAADYDPRQRPWYQEAMANKGQVIITDPYEASSGGIVITVARTTDDGSGVIGINLMIGNITQSASKIKIGNEGYVILLGREKNMIYHPTVEAGTLAEEDHYQLMYKDNKGEFDYQLDSQDKKMSFTTNELTGWKIGGTMYTSEISDSASPIFNKTLITVMISLIIGAVVTFFIIRSIVQPIRRLVGSTLAISEGDLTHEIEVKGKDEIAELAASFKNMTDNLKEIITQVDMNTEQVAAAAEELTASSDETTIATKQVANSIQQVASGAESQTIGIDKTVSTMNEITHGMETMTNNFVQVNSLTQQAVKHAEEGGESVQHTVAQMNEIHRQVESSDVIIKSLYDRSKQVNEIIGVISDISNQTNLLALNAAIEAARAGEQGKGFAVVADEVRKLADQSQSSASQIAKLIQAIQEDTERSVEAMQLATKSVQDGILVSNKTIEKFDEILNGVRVMAPRIEEVSQIAEQITAEIKNVTDTSYELSEIAKENASSSENVAASTEEQLASLEEVALSAKSLSEMAENLQELVRKFKI
- a CDS encoding YnfA family protein, coding for MISAFILFLCAGIAEIGGGYLIWLWLREGKPVYWGIAGGIALALYGVIAAFQSFPSFGRVYAAYGGVFVVLSVLWGWGVDKKTPDFYDWVGAAICVLGAAIILFAPRQ
- a CDS encoding substrate-binding domain-containing protein → MRLFGAIVVVFVFGFIGFYGTIILTISRSSEFYPIFTPIVALGLMIISILGIYDQLKKKVVKRLSIGFLALAVCVVGGFEAYQSYLKSLEVVSTQDVDLSQYLPFVENSKVVTLDEASTFNIEENPPTLDGATALYPVYAGFVQAVYPEKEYSLDESEVVSTQTSFAFKRLVKGEVDMVFMAHPSEEQMKNARLQGVELTLTPIGREAFVFFVHKNNPVEELTVEQIQGIYSGEITNWKEVGGKDEEIRAFQRPEGSGSQSALINFMGDIPIMDPPSKDIVSGMGGIIRETSNYQNRRNAIGYSFRHFSEEMVQNGKIKNISVNGVLPTKENIQSETYPIVANFFAITGNSQNPHLDEFLQWIQSEQGQEIVERTGYVPLK
- a CDS encoding DoxX family protein, with the translated sequence MKLIQLLRENKIVASLLTVLRVYLGFAWMTAGWGKITGGGFDAAGFLKGAIANPVAGPDGVVYGWYVSFLEGVALPNIELFNFLVPWGEFLVGLGLILGCFTTAAAFFGVLMNFAFVLAGTVSHNPTDILMGVILIVAGYNAGRFGLDYYVLPIIRKAFNKKTNPLHQEA
- a CDS encoding transposase, which codes for MPIIRQGSLFSIQDLFDLEPTQRYNAIFSTIDMDTAVFAVSKKSWLGAPTELNYSAMIYSLVARFIERIPTIKDLIKRLKHDFIFRLECGFLVSDQIPSEASYSRLIEKLSETNAIEKTKESILLHAIEEGFVNDENIAIDATHFEARDHAPAQEKKPKPEPKKRGRKKKEEKEQFDQQKLEEQLNMTLYEKPISAQLDVSLEELRSEMPVEPAWGIKKNSEGKNEFWYGYKAHLAVGSKSQYILQSIMSSGNLNDGKAAIPLLKGIQQLPLSIQYGSMDAGYDFVPIYQQLFRMDAHSIIAYNKRGEGEIVGYDQHFAPTCVREHSYRYDSYDKTYKSLKFVRPKECKDCPLAKDSLCQKVYKVRIETDLRKYTAPARGSEKWKTLFAERTAVERVNAYLKEFFQLGNVRHRKGKKAKLHFDFVTLVYNASKLAVDRIRKQMEIQQKQVA